The genomic interval AATTGACCTTTCAATCTCATCTGCTACATGTTCTGTACCAGCTCTGATTAACAGGCTTATTGCCTTTGGATTCTTGCTGCCTGTAACAAAGGTCATGTAGTCGTCGCCAATTTTTCTTTCTTCTACAGCGTCTGCGGCTCCAAGGTCGGATGCTACGATTTCTTCCAGTGATGAAACTATTGTAGCACCGGTAGCTTTTGCTATCTTGTCTACATCGCTTTTCTTAACTCTCCTTACAGCATATATGCCGGCTTTTGAAAGGTAGTGCTGTGCCATATCATCTATGCCTTTCTGGGTAATTACTACATTTGCGCCTGTTGCTTTGATCTTATCAACCATTTCCTTCAGGACATCCTCTTCCTGGCCCAGGAATTTCTGTATCATTGAAGGGTCATTTATCTGAAGATTTGTATCAAACTCTGGTTTCTTTATTTCAAGAGCAAGATCAAGCAGCGCTATTTTCGCATTCTTAACAAGCTTTGGCATGTTAGGGTGTACCTTTTCTTTGTCAAGGATTATACCATCTATAAGTTCAGTCTGATTGATTTCGCCACCGTTTTTCTTTACAACCTGGAGATTGTCAAAATCAACAAGATATTTGCCATCCCTCTCTTCTGCTATTGTTTTTATTGCATTGTATGAAATAGTTCCCAGAAGTTCTTTTTCCACAGATGCACTCTTGCTGTTAAGTGAAGTCTTTGCCATTTTTATAAGGATTTCCTTGTCTTTCAGTGTAACTGGTCTGGATATTTCCTCCAGAACCCTGCTCGCCTGTGCTGCGGCTGTTTTGTACCCCTCTGTAATCACTGTAGGGTGGACATTTTGCTTTACAAGGCTCTGTGCCTGGTCAAGCAATGCACCTGCTATTATAACAGCAGTTGTTGTCCCATCGCCTACATAACTGTCCTGGGTCTTTGAGACCTCTACCATCATCTTTGCTGCTGGGTGCTCTACATCCATTTCTTTCAGAATGGTGACGCCGTCGTTTGTTATAACTATATCACCTAATGAGTCCACCAGCATTTTATCCATTCCCCTCGGGCCCAGTGTAGACCTGATGGATGTGGCAATTGCCTTTGCAGCATCAATATTCTCGAACATTGCATCTTTTCCGCTTTCTCTTTTAGTTCCTTCTTTAAGGATAAATATGGGTTGACCACCAATCATGATTATCAAGTAAGTAAAAATAAACTTCTATATATAGTTTACTATATTTAGGTTAATTATATTATATAATTAAAATATATATAAGTATATATTTATATGCATAATGCCGGTAGAACTATACACTTGCTGTTTTGAAAATTGAAATTGCAATTTTTAATTTCTTCAAATGGAGTAAAAAGCAAGGCTGCAATACCTTATAACATAGGTATCAGTATATTGCTTAGTTATTTGATAAACAAAGTTTTTATATAGAGTTGTTATATAGAGTTGTTATATAACATATATAACAGGTAGCCATATGTTTAAAATAACTGTGAGATACAATAGCACAATTCCGGTCTGTGACCAGATATATTCCGGAATGATAGATGAAATAAGATCCGGCAATTTATATTATAAAACTAAAATACCATCCACGGAGCAGGTAGCAGGCGTCCTGGGGCTAAATTTGAACGCTGTTGATAGAGCATACGGGCTATTGCTCAAGGACAGAGTTATCAGGCAATTTAAGAATAAAAAATATGTGATGGCACCTGGAGACACAGACATTAATCCAATGATTAAGAAAAGGAGCAGAAACAAATGATTGTATTGAGGCTAGGAATATGAATAATCAGTTATATTTTATAGAATATATATTTGAATGCGGGCTCACAAAGGTGGATGAGAAATGAATGTAGAAGCGTTCAGGATTATTGAGCCCGTATGGGTACTTATAATAGGAATTTTAATATCTATAATACCGTATCTGACAGAGAAGTCAATAATATTTGGGGTACGGGTCCCTACAGATAAAATAAATTCAGATACAGTCAGAAAAATGAAGAAAATATACGTTTCCATAACTTTTATTTTAACCATTATTTTAACAGTGCTGACATATCTATTGTCATCATACCTCCTCGTAATAACTTTCTTCATGCCCCTGTTTATGGTACTGGTTGAATTTATGGTGTATTTGCCGGAACATTATAGCCTGGAAAGGATTAAAAGAGACGAACAATGGGAATTCAATGCTAGCAGTGTTACAGGAGTTTTCAATGTAGAGGATGGAAAAAAGTTTCCCTGGTTCTTCACACTTCCGGGTATTCTGGTACTTGTTTCTCTTTTCGTAACAGGCATTCTGGATTATAAAAGTATACCAGAAAGGTTTGCAACACATTATAATGCCAGTGGAATCGCAAATGCCTATTCAACAAAATCAATAGAAAGTGTATTTATTCTGGGCTTTATAAGCATAATAATAACAATTATGATGATTCTGATTGCATATGTTATAGCAAGGACTCCACTAAAAACCGATAACGCATCCCCACATGGAACTGAAAGGGTTGTAATATATCAGGAGAGAATGGTGTACCTGACTCTTCTAACACCGGTATTTATAAATTCTAGCCTGCTTATTGGCAGTTTCGGTGAATGGGGCATAATTAAGGAAAATGTTTTTCTAATACTTATCCCGGTATTTTTACTGATTATATTTGTTATTGCCATATCAGTGAAAACAGGGCAATTAGGCAGCAATATTAAAATTCCTGAAAGTAAAGGGCCGGAAAATACTATTCCGGATAATTCAGTGTCGGATAACAGAAATGATGATTCATTATGGAAAGCTGGCGTAATATACTGGAATAAAAACGATCCGCGCATAATGGTGCCTAAAAGGTTCGGTGTGGGATATACAATTAACTTTGCCCATCCTGCTGGCAAAGTTATACTTGTGTTAATAATAGCTATTCCCGTAATAATTGTTATATCGGTACTCTTTCTACATTGAATTTGATATAATTTTTTTAACATTCCAGTAAAAATGGATAGTGCACATGAAATGATGCAGTGTTGAAAATATTCTGTACAGCTTCCATATTACTGTATTTTTCCGGCCGTTTTTCTGAATTCAAGATTCAGTTTCCGGTTACGTTTACTGTATTCATCATTCTCCAGGATTCTTCATAGAATGCTATGTAGTTAAGTAAGTACTCTTTGCTGTGGCCTTCACGGTGAGTGTACAAATCTCTTTTCCACCGGTGGTAAATAAATACGGTACATTAGAAACCATGCTGGAAAATAAATTTACAATAATTAAACATTGATGATAATCATAAAAATACCAATATTTATATAATTATCCAGGATTAATTTATATGAAATCAATATGCCCTTTTTGCGGTGTTGGCTGTGGACTTGAATTAATGGCTGTAAATAATATTGTTGTTGGCGTAAAACCTGTTCCAGAACATGTAGTAAGCAGGGGGCATTTATGTGGCAAAGGAAGTGTTGCACATGAGGCTTTGACAGCATGGGATCGTTTATACTATCCATTAAAGAAAGTAAAGGGGGAACTTGAAAGGACGTCATGGGAAGATTCAATAAAATATACTATAGAATCTATAAAAAACATACAGAAAAAATATGGCAAAGACTCTGTGGCTTTTTACGGAGGATGCCAGAACTCCCTTGAAGAGGTTTATCTTTTGCAGAAGCTTGCAAGAGCCCTTGGAACCAATAACGTAGATTCATGTGCAAGGGTTTGTCATGACCCATCAGCGAAGGCGCTTAAGGAAATTGTAGGAGTTGGTGCCGGATCTAATTCCGCTACAGAAATCCCGAAGGCAAAAGTTGTTGTGGTAGCAGGAGAATCTGTAACAGATAGCCATCCTGTATTGATACAGTATTTTCTGGAAGCAAAGGAAAAAGGAACAAAAATAATATTAATAGATCCAAGGAATACAAGGTTTGCAAGCTTTGCAGACCTCCATTTAAAGATAAAGCCCAGAAGTGATATATTTTTATTCAATGCGGTTGCCAATTACCTTATCCAGAATAATATGATTAAACCGGATTTTATTGCTGCAAGGACTGAAGGGTATGAAAAATATAAGGAAAATGTTTCAAAATATACACTTGAACTCGCAGTAGAACAAACAGGGTTAGCTGAAAAAGATATTATAGAATTTGCAAAATACATATCTGAGGATAAGGTTATTTTTTCATGGGGGCTGGGGCTTACTGAATCTACTGGCACCAAGGGAATTAAATCTTATTTATCTCTCCCATTGTTAACTGGAAATATGGGGAAAGAAGGCGCAGGGGTAATTGTTTACAGAGGACAAACAAATGTGCAGGGGTCCGGAGACCTCATAAAACCGGATGTGTTTCCTAATGGTGAAATGAATGAGGCAAATAGTGAAGCATTATCCCGCATATGGGGATTTAAGCCACCAGTAAACAAGGGTTCTTCCATTATAGATACTTTTTATGGTTCCAAAAATATAAAGGCACTGTTTATTATGGGATACAACCCGGTAAGGAGCTTGCCGAACAGAAAAAAAGTAAAAGAATTTCTCGGGTCCCTTGAACTTCTTGTGGTGCAGGACATATTTATGACTGATACAGCCCGTTACGCCGATATTGTGCTACCTGCAGCGGCATGGGCTGAGAAGGAAGGTTCTGTAGCCAGCCTTGACAGGCTTGTGAAGTGGAGATTTAAAGCAGTTGATCCGCCAGGAATGGCAAGGCCAGATTATGAAATACTTTCTGACCTGGCAAAGGCTGCCGGGTATAACTTTAATTCAAACCCGAAAGAACTGTTTGAAGAGCTTAAAACAGCGGCTCCCCTGTATTCCCATCTTAATATAGATGATGTGATGGATTATTCAAAAGATTCAAGATACCCTAA from Ferroplasma acidiphilum carries:
- a CDS encoding DUF1648 domain-containing protein; its protein translation is MNVEAFRIIEPVWVLIIGILISIIPYLTEKSIIFGVRVPTDKINSDTVRKMKKIYVSITFILTIILTVLTYLLSSYLLVITFFMPLFMVLVEFMVYLPEHYSLERIKRDEQWEFNASSVTGVFNVEDGKKFPWFFTLPGILVLVSLFVTGILDYKSIPERFATHYNASGIANAYSTKSIESVFILGFISIIITIMMILIAYVIARTPLKTDNASPHGTERVVIYQERMVYLTLLTPVFINSSLLIGSFGEWGIIKENVFLILIPVFLLIIFVIAISVKTGQLGSNIKIPESKGPENTIPDNSVSDNRNDDSLWKAGVIYWNKNDPRIMVPKRFGVGYTINFAHPAGKVILVLIIAIPVIIVISVLFLH
- a CDS encoding GntR family transcriptional regulator, with product MFKITVRYNSTIPVCDQIYSGMIDEIRSGNLYYKTKIPSTEQVAGVLGLNLNAVDRAYGLLLKDRVIRQFKNKKYVMAPGDTDINPMIKKRSRNK
- the fdhF gene encoding formate dehydrogenase subunit alpha is translated as MKSICPFCGVGCGLELMAVNNIVVGVKPVPEHVVSRGHLCGKGSVAHEALTAWDRLYYPLKKVKGELERTSWEDSIKYTIESIKNIQKKYGKDSVAFYGGCQNSLEEVYLLQKLARALGTNNVDSCARVCHDPSAKALKEIVGVGAGSNSATEIPKAKVVVVAGESVTDSHPVLIQYFLEAKEKGTKIILIDPRNTRFASFADLHLKIKPRSDIFLFNAVANYLIQNNMIKPDFIAARTEGYEKYKENVSKYTLELAVEQTGLAEKDIIEFAKYISEDKVIFSWGLGLTESTGTKGIKSYLSLPLLTGNMGKEGAGVIVYRGQTNVQGSGDLIKPDVFPNGEMNEANSEALSRIWGFKPPVNKGSSIIDTFYGSKNIKALFIMGYNPVRSLPNRKKVKEFLGSLELLVVQDIFMTDTARYADIVLPAAAWAEKEGSVASLDRLVKWRFKAVDPPGMARPDYEILSDLAKAAGYNFNSNPKELFEELKTAAPLYSHLNIDDVMDYSKDSRYPNGELHLYGEKFSTKSGKAQFIPVDSEKHNDGLILVTGRTVTRYNSDEVINRVPGMQEYNPTLWVNPSDAKNLGIENEDMVKLASKSGELDIIAKITDDVIPGVVFTYMHNPKINDIVSPEFDDETKTPKYKYTPVTVTK
- the thsB gene encoding thermosome subunit beta gives rise to the protein MIGGQPIFILKEGTKRESGKDAMFENIDAAKAIATSIRSTLGPRGMDKMLVDSLGDIVITNDGVTILKEMDVEHPAAKMMVEVSKTQDSYVGDGTTTAVIIAGALLDQAQSLVKQNVHPTVITEGYKTAAAQASRVLEEISRPVTLKDKEILIKMAKTSLNSKSASVEKELLGTISYNAIKTIAEERDGKYLVDFDNLQVVKKNGGEINQTELIDGIILDKEKVHPNMPKLVKNAKIALLDLALEIKKPEFDTNLQINDPSMIQKFLGQEEDVLKEMVDKIKATGANVVITQKGIDDMAQHYLSKAGIYAVRRVKKSDVDKIAKATGATIVSSLEEIVASDLGAADAVEERKIGDDYMTFVTGSKNPKAISLLIRAGTEHVADEIERSITDSLHVVAAAVEDGAYTTGGGSAAEEIAFNLRSYATKVGGRQQLAIEKFADALEEIPRALAENAGLDPIDILIKIRSEHANGHKTFGVNVFSGNVEDMEKAGVIEPIRIGKQAVEASTEAAVMILRIDDVIATKSSKGGSPGGAGGMPPGGDY